Proteins encoded within one genomic window of Pongo pygmaeus isolate AG05252 chromosome 18, NHGRI_mPonPyg2-v2.0_pri, whole genome shotgun sequence:
- the ERI2 gene encoding ERI1 exoribonuclease 2 isoform X4 — translation MATKRLARQLGLIRRKSIAPANGNLGRRKSKQLFDYLIVIDFESTCWNDGKHHHSQEIIEFPAVLLNTSTGQIESEFQAYVQPQEHPILSEFCMELTGIKQAQVDEGVPLKICLSQFCKWIHKIQQQKNIIFATGVSEPSTSEVKLCAFVTWSDWDLGVCLEYECKRKQLLKPVFLNSWIDLRATYKLFYRRKPKGLSGALQEVGIEFSGREHSGLDDSRNTSLLAWKMIRDGCVMKITRSLNKVWLSLACLQRKNYNDCMLNTASQTVTTEKF, via the exons ATGGCGACCAAGCGGCTCGCGCG GCAGCTTGGATTAATTAGGAGAAAGTCAATTGCACCAGCAAATGGAAATCTAGGAAGAAGGAAATCCA AGCAGTTGTTTGACTACTTAATTGTCATTGATTTTGAATCGACATGCTGGAATGATGGGAAGCACCACCATAGCCAGGAAATAA ttGAATTTCCAGCAGTGTTGCTAAACACATCAACTGGACAGATTGAATCTGAGTTCCAGGCTTATGTTCAACCTCAGGAACATCCAATTCTTTCAGAATTTTGCATGGAATTGACAGGCATAAAGCAG GCTCAAGTTGATGAAGGAGTCCCTCTGAAGATTTGCTTATCTCAGTTCTGTAAATGGATTCATAAGATTCAGCAACAGAAGAACATTATTTTTGCTACTGGGGTTTCAGAGCCTTCTACTTCTGAAGTAAAATTATGTGCATTTGTTACTTGGTCAG ACTGGGACTTGGGGGTTTGCCTGGAGTATGAGTGTAAAAGAAAACAGCTGTTAAAACCTGTGTTTTTAAATTCTTGGATTGATCTCAGAGCAACTTACAAG CTTTTCTATAGGAGAAAACCGAAAGGACTAAGTGGTGCCTTGCAGGAAGTAGGAATAGAATTCTCAGGACGAGAACATTCTG GGTTGGACGATTCTCGGAATACCTCCCTTCTTGCTTGGAAAATGATCAGAGATGGTTGTGTAATGAAAATTACAAGGTCGTTGAACAAG GTGTGGCTGTCACTGGCATGTCTGCAAAGGAAAAACTACAATGACTGCATGTTAAACACAGCATCACAGACTGTTACCACTGAAAAATTTTGA
- the ERI2 gene encoding ERI1 exoribonuclease 2 isoform X3 has protein sequence MATKRLARQLGLIRRKSIAPANGNLGRRKSKQLFDYLIVIDFESTCWNDGKHHHSQEIIEFPAVLLNTSTGQIESEFQAYVQPQEHPILSEFCMELTGIKQAQVDEGVPLKICLSQFCKWIHKIQQQKNIIFATGVSEPSTSEVKLCAFVTWSDWDLGVCLEYECKRKQLLKPVFLNSWIDLRATYKLFYRRKPKGLSGALQEVGIEFSGREHSGLDDSRNTSLLAWKMIRDGCVMKITRSLNKGPFLLPSWTWNSDLASGDQHVFLQQEFGCGTYRTLLQKPNISKQEKGNILWLTMVWLSLACLQRKNYNDCMLNTASQTVTTEKF, from the exons ATGGCGACCAAGCGGCTCGCGCG GCAGCTTGGATTAATTAGGAGAAAGTCAATTGCACCAGCAAATGGAAATCTAGGAAGAAGGAAATCCA AGCAGTTGTTTGACTACTTAATTGTCATTGATTTTGAATCGACATGCTGGAATGATGGGAAGCACCACCATAGCCAGGAAATAA ttGAATTTCCAGCAGTGTTGCTAAACACATCAACTGGACAGATTGAATCTGAGTTCCAGGCTTATGTTCAACCTCAGGAACATCCAATTCTTTCAGAATTTTGCATGGAATTGACAGGCATAAAGCAG GCTCAAGTTGATGAAGGAGTCCCTCTGAAGATTTGCTTATCTCAGTTCTGTAAATGGATTCATAAGATTCAGCAACAGAAGAACATTATTTTTGCTACTGGGGTTTCAGAGCCTTCTACTTCTGAAGTAAAATTATGTGCATTTGTTACTTGGTCAG ACTGGGACTTGGGGGTTTGCCTGGAGTATGAGTGTAAAAGAAAACAGCTGTTAAAACCTGTGTTTTTAAATTCTTGGATTGATCTCAGAGCAACTTACAAG CTTTTCTATAGGAGAAAACCGAAAGGACTAAGTGGTGCCTTGCAGGAAGTAGGAATAGAATTCTCAGGACGAGAACATTCTG GGTTGGACGATTCTCGGAATACCTCCCTTCTTGCTTGGAAAATGATCAGAGATGGTTGTGTAATGAAAATTACAAGGTCGTTGAACAAG GGTCCCTTCCTCTTGCCTTCATGGACCTGGAACAGTGATCTGGCCTCAGGGGACCAGCATGTTTTTCTTCAGCAAGAATTTGg CTGTGGAACCTACAGAACCTTACTTCAGAAGCCCAATATAAGTAAACAGGAAAAGGGGAATATTCTCTGGTTGACAATG GTGTGGCTGTCACTGGCATGTCTGCAAAGGAAAAACTACAATGACTGCATGTTAAACACAGCATCACAGACTGTTACCACTGAAAAATTTTGA
- the ERI2 gene encoding ERI1 exoribonuclease 2 isoform X1, with protein MATKRLARQLGLIRRKSIAPANGNLGRRKSKQLFDYLIVIDFESTCWNDGKHHHSQEIIEFPAVLLNTSTGQIESEFQAYVQPQEHPILSEFCMELTGIKQAQVDEGVPLKICLSQFCKWIHKIQQQKNIIFATGVSEPSTSEVKLCAFVTWSDWDLGVCLEYECKRKQLLKPVFLNSWIDLRATYKLFYRRKPKGLSGALQEVGIEFSGREHSGLDDSRNTSLLAWKMIRDGCVMKITRSLNKVPSKKNSSILARNLNTNQVEEMSACNISIQGPSIYNKEPKNTINPHEKVQMKSICANSIKAQQDQLQVKNNIKASLHNVKSSLTLFNTKSSTSVGQLQSPALNSPIYMQKQGKYEHLAFNTKSKASTVDSELVLVSTTIPTVHHVSDLEMSSTLDCLPVLADWEDVVLLPASQPEENVDCTVPISDSDLEISFNSGERLMVLKELEMPSHENFGDIEETPQKSETSKSIVYKSPHTTIYNVKEAKDPGSDISAFKLPEHKSSTFNRVHASMSHPLVLGKHPLLSGGTKRNPCSPQAFPSAKKQPFTIHEEKPTSSDCSPVRSSSWKYLPSILTSTVNLQESWKSGKMTPPLCKCGRRSKRLVVSNNGPNHGKVFYCCPIGKYQENRKCGYFKWEQTFQKERANSMVPSHSTGGLTFNFPETSPICDRNLSISTKNSLRLRPSMRN; from the exons ATGGCGACCAAGCGGCTCGCGCG GCAGCTTGGATTAATTAGGAGAAAGTCAATTGCACCAGCAAATGGAAATCTAGGAAGAAGGAAATCCA AGCAGTTGTTTGACTACTTAATTGTCATTGATTTTGAATCGACATGCTGGAATGATGGGAAGCACCACCATAGCCAGGAAATAA ttGAATTTCCAGCAGTGTTGCTAAACACATCAACTGGACAGATTGAATCTGAGTTCCAGGCTTATGTTCAACCTCAGGAACATCCAATTCTTTCAGAATTTTGCATGGAATTGACAGGCATAAAGCAG GCTCAAGTTGATGAAGGAGTCCCTCTGAAGATTTGCTTATCTCAGTTCTGTAAATGGATTCATAAGATTCAGCAACAGAAGAACATTATTTTTGCTACTGGGGTTTCAGAGCCTTCTACTTCTGAAGTAAAATTATGTGCATTTGTTACTTGGTCAG ACTGGGACTTGGGGGTTTGCCTGGAGTATGAGTGTAAAAGAAAACAGCTGTTAAAACCTGTGTTTTTAAATTCTTGGATTGATCTCAGAGCAACTTACAAG CTTTTCTATAGGAGAAAACCGAAAGGACTAAGTGGTGCCTTGCAGGAAGTAGGAATAGAATTCTCAGGACGAGAACATTCTG GGTTGGACGATTCTCGGAATACCTCCCTTCTTGCTTGGAAAATGATCAGAGATGGTTGTGTAATGAAAATTACAAGGTCGTTGAACAAG GTTCCCAGTAAGAAGAATTCCAGCATTCTGGCCAGAAATTTGAATACAAATCAAGTTGAAGAAATGTCTGCCTGTAACATTAGCATCCAGGGTCCCAGCATATATAATAAGGAgcctaaaaatacaataaatcctCATGAAAAAGTTCAAATGAAGTCAATTTGTGCAAATTCTATAAAGGCACAACAGGATCAAttacaagtaaaaaacaatataaaagcaaGTCTTCACAATGTCAAAAGTTCCTTAACTCTTTTTAATACTAAGTCCTCTACTTCTGTGGGGCAGTTGCAGTCTCCTGCCTTGAATTCACCTATCTATATGCAAAAGCAAGGAAAATATGAACATCTTGCATTTAATACCAAATCTAAGGCTTCAACAGTTGATTCAGAATTGGTACTTGTTTCTACCACCATTCCAACTGTTCATCACGTTTCTGATTTGGAAATGAGCTCTACTCTGGACTGTTTACCTGTGTTGGCTGATTGGGAGGATGTGGTTTTACTGCCAGCATCTCAGCCTGAGGAAAACGTAGACTGTACAGTTCCCATTAGTGACTCAGACTTAgagatttcatttaattctggAGAAAGATTAATGGTTTTGAAAGAATTGGAAATGCCAAGTCATGAAAACTTTGGAGACATAGAGGAAACTCCTCAAAAATCTGAGACTTCTAAGTCTATTGTGTACAAGAGTCCTCACACTACTATTTATAATGTAAAAGAAGCCAAAGATCCAGGTTCAGATATTTCTGCCTTTAAGTTACCTGAACACAAATCAAGTACCTTCAACAGAGTTCATGCCAGTATGTCTCATCCTTTAGTTTTGGGGAAACATCCTCTTCTTTCAGGTGGTACCAAAAGGAATCCATGCAGTCCCCAAGCTTTCCCATCAGCAAAAAAACAACCCTTCACTATTCATGAAGAAAAGCCTACATCATCTGATTGCTCCCCAGTAAGAAGTTCTTCCTGGAAGTATCTCCCATCTATATTAACTTCTACAGTTAACCTGCAAGAGTCTTGGAAGAGTGGGAAAATGACACCTCCATTATGCAAGTGTGGTCGGAGATCTAAGAGACTTGTTGTTTCTAATAATGGGCCGAACCATGGAAAAGTCTTCTATTGTTGCCCTATTGGCAAAtaccaagaaaacagaaaatgtggtTATTTCAAATGGGAAcaaacatttcaaaaagaaagagcCAACAGCAtggttccatctcattccacaggGGGACTCACTTTTAATTTTCCAGAAACAAGCCCTATTTGTGACAGAAATTTAAGTATTTCCACCAAAAATTCTTTGAGACTCAGGCCTTCAATGAGGAATTGA
- the ERI2 gene encoding ERI1 exoribonuclease 2 isoform X2 — protein sequence MELTGIKQAQVDEGVPLKICLSQFCKWIHKIQQQKNIIFATGVSEPSTSEVKLCAFVTWSDWDLGVCLEYECKRKQLLKPVFLNSWIDLRATYKLFYRRKPKGLSGALQEVGIEFSGREHSGLDDSRNTSLLAWKMIRDGCVMKITRSLNKVPSKKNSSILARNLNTNQVEEMSACNISIQGPSIYNKEPKNTINPHEKVQMKSICANSIKAQQDQLQVKNNIKASLHNVKSSLTLFNTKSSTSVGQLQSPALNSPIYMQKQGKYEHLAFNTKSKASTVDSELVLVSTTIPTVHHVSDLEMSSTLDCLPVLADWEDVVLLPASQPEENVDCTVPISDSDLEISFNSGERLMVLKELEMPSHENFGDIEETPQKSETSKSIVYKSPHTTIYNVKEAKDPGSDISAFKLPEHKSSTFNRVHASMSHPLVLGKHPLLSGGTKRNPCSPQAFPSAKKQPFTIHEEKPTSSDCSPVRSSSWKYLPSILTSTVNLQESWKSGKMTPPLCKCGRRSKRLVVSNNGPNHGKVFYCCPIGKYQENRKCGYFKWEQTFQKERANSMVPSHSTGGLTFNFPETSPICDRNLSISTKNSLRLRPSMRN from the exons ATGGAATTGACAGGCATAAAGCAG GCTCAAGTTGATGAAGGAGTCCCTCTGAAGATTTGCTTATCTCAGTTCTGTAAATGGATTCATAAGATTCAGCAACAGAAGAACATTATTTTTGCTACTGGGGTTTCAGAGCCTTCTACTTCTGAAGTAAAATTATGTGCATTTGTTACTTGGTCAG ACTGGGACTTGGGGGTTTGCCTGGAGTATGAGTGTAAAAGAAAACAGCTGTTAAAACCTGTGTTTTTAAATTCTTGGATTGATCTCAGAGCAACTTACAAG CTTTTCTATAGGAGAAAACCGAAAGGACTAAGTGGTGCCTTGCAGGAAGTAGGAATAGAATTCTCAGGACGAGAACATTCTG GGTTGGACGATTCTCGGAATACCTCCCTTCTTGCTTGGAAAATGATCAGAGATGGTTGTGTAATGAAAATTACAAGGTCGTTGAACAAG GTTCCCAGTAAGAAGAATTCCAGCATTCTGGCCAGAAATTTGAATACAAATCAAGTTGAAGAAATGTCTGCCTGTAACATTAGCATCCAGGGTCCCAGCATATATAATAAGGAgcctaaaaatacaataaatcctCATGAAAAAGTTCAAATGAAGTCAATTTGTGCAAATTCTATAAAGGCACAACAGGATCAAttacaagtaaaaaacaatataaaagcaaGTCTTCACAATGTCAAAAGTTCCTTAACTCTTTTTAATACTAAGTCCTCTACTTCTGTGGGGCAGTTGCAGTCTCCTGCCTTGAATTCACCTATCTATATGCAAAAGCAAGGAAAATATGAACATCTTGCATTTAATACCAAATCTAAGGCTTCAACAGTTGATTCAGAATTGGTACTTGTTTCTACCACCATTCCAACTGTTCATCACGTTTCTGATTTGGAAATGAGCTCTACTCTGGACTGTTTACCTGTGTTGGCTGATTGGGAGGATGTGGTTTTACTGCCAGCATCTCAGCCTGAGGAAAACGTAGACTGTACAGTTCCCATTAGTGACTCAGACTTAgagatttcatttaattctggAGAAAGATTAATGGTTTTGAAAGAATTGGAAATGCCAAGTCATGAAAACTTTGGAGACATAGAGGAAACTCCTCAAAAATCTGAGACTTCTAAGTCTATTGTGTACAAGAGTCCTCACACTACTATTTATAATGTAAAAGAAGCCAAAGATCCAGGTTCAGATATTTCTGCCTTTAAGTTACCTGAACACAAATCAAGTACCTTCAACAGAGTTCATGCCAGTATGTCTCATCCTTTAGTTTTGGGGAAACATCCTCTTCTTTCAGGTGGTACCAAAAGGAATCCATGCAGTCCCCAAGCTTTCCCATCAGCAAAAAAACAACCCTTCACTATTCATGAAGAAAAGCCTACATCATCTGATTGCTCCCCAGTAAGAAGTTCTTCCTGGAAGTATCTCCCATCTATATTAACTTCTACAGTTAACCTGCAAGAGTCTTGGAAGAGTGGGAAAATGACACCTCCATTATGCAAGTGTGGTCGGAGATCTAAGAGACTTGTTGTTTCTAATAATGGGCCGAACCATGGAAAAGTCTTCTATTGTTGCCCTATTGGCAAAtaccaagaaaacagaaaatgtggtTATTTCAAATGGGAAcaaacatttcaaaaagaaagagcCAACAGCAtggttccatctcattccacaggGGGACTCACTTTTAATTTTCCAGAAACAAGCCCTATTTGTGACAGAAATTTAAGTATTTCCACCAAAAATTCTTTGAGACTCAGGCCTTCAATGAGGAATTGA